In a single window of the Nicotiana tomentosiformis chromosome 8, ASM39032v3, whole genome shotgun sequence genome:
- the LOC138897337 gene encoding uncharacterized protein, with the protein MVIFKTHGLDSGTVANILISQLQQKLEVIGKLREEVDVIRAQTLEWKDGMDRLAAKKETARDQLSSAENQLQSMKEKSSVQTRRIKELEARLASELGKVKSDAEKAKADADAFVAVCRADAEAAQVQAREATETANTRAHWVAELAKSRSRRETFEEIHARGFDLTEEIKRAKKLEADAEALASDDDDSDDDGSKGESESGEDPDGEKTTPGDNRET; encoded by the coding sequence atggtaatctttaaaacccatgggctcgattctggaacagtggctaatattttgatctcacagctgcagcagaagcttgaggttattgggaagcttcgtgaggaggtcgatgtgataagggCGCAGACCTTGGAatggaaagatggcatggaccgACTTGCCGCTaaaaaagaaactgctcgagaccaattatcatcggccgaaaaccaacttcaaagcatgaaggagaaaagctcggttcaAACAAGAAGAAtaaaggagctcgaggctcggttggcctctgaacttggCAAGGTCAAATCcgacgccgaaaaggcaaaggccgatgcagatGCATTCGTGGCTGTCTGtcgagccgatgctgaagctgcccaggtacaagcaagagaggcaaccgagaccgccaacactcgagcacattgggttgctgaacttgctaagagccgatctcggagggagaccttcgaggagatccatgctcgagggtTCGATCTTACCGaggagataaaaagggctaaaaagctcgaagccgatgctgaagccttggcttccgatgatgatgatagtgatgatgatgggagcaagggTGAGTCTGAGAGCGGGGAGGATCCCGATGGAGAAAAGACCACCCCTGGAGATAACCGGGAGACTTAG